In the genome of Stomoxys calcitrans chromosome 4, idStoCalc2.1, whole genome shotgun sequence, the window AAGATCCACACCGCAGATAGGTCTGAAGCGATGCCGAATTTACAACCCTTGAGGTATATATTTAAGGCTGAGccgccaccatagcgcagaggttagcaagttcgactatgaagctgaacgcctgggtactCCCCAATGAGATGTCGCATTGCGGAACGctgttgggactcggctataaaaaggaggcacgtTATCATTGAGAATGCAACTGATTGAAGTGTCTCAGACTATCTGTCGCCGAGATCGATATGGGAAAGTTGGTTCCGGATTTGCTTTCCCACAAAGGAgtatggcggccctcaaggaCGATGAGGTCGAAATGCGTGGGGGAGTATTTGAGGAGCCTGAACAGGTTCCTGGCTCATGACTATGTGTTGGCCTGGTTTCCCACGCATACCTGTGTTCTCGGAAATGGCAATGCAGACAAGTATGCTAGGAGCGGATCCTGCACGGCAGGCAGACCTGTGGCCAGTTGCTGTGTTCGAGTTAAATGAGATCTCGGACTTCACTGACGGCTTCAGGACGGAGTCAGGGACAGAACTGGGGATTTACTCGGAGGCACACGACTTCGGTAGGTCAGTTAGACTGGCGGACGAGTGCAtaatctttcaggcagaggtctgtgccattgcgaTGGCTGCAAAGGAGACTCGGATAGAAGAAGAATAGAAATGTCTCCAAGTGCGTAGGGGAGTATTTGAGGAGCCTGAACAGGTTCCTGGCTTAAACCGGTGTTCTGGGAAATTTCAATGCGGAGAAGTATGCTAGGACCTGTGGCCAGTTGCTGTGTTTGAGTTGAATGAGGCCTCGGACTTCACTGCATTGGCAACAAATGAGATTCGGAGGATGGACAGATTGCCAGGACACTCTGGCCAGGTATTTACCAGAAGAGAACGAGGGAGTTGTTGACCCTCGATAAAGGGTCATTGAGTACAATTAGAAGTCCAGGAGTCATAACTGGACACTGTGTGAAAGGTCTTATATGCGAAAGGCCATATGGcctcatatcggactataatttcatatagcccccatatagaccgatccgccgatttggggtcttaggcctataaaagccacatttattatccgattgtgctgaattgaggggacagtgagttgtgttaagccacgcgataaccctcttcaatttggatcagatcggttcagatttggatatagctgccacatagaccgatctgccgatttggggtcttaggcttataaaagccacatttattatccgattgtgctgaaatttgggacaataaattgtgttaagccactcgacatccttcttcaatttggatcagatcggttcagatttggatatagctaccatatagaccgttccgccgatttggggtcttaggcccataaaaggtccatttattgcccaattttgccaaaatttgggacagtgagttgtgttaggccctgtgacatctttcttaaatttggctcagatcggtccagatttgagtatagctgccatatagaccgatctctcgatttaaggttttgggcccataaaaggcgcatttattgtacgatttcgccgaaatttgggacagtgagttgtgttatccttcttcaatttggatcagatcggtccagttttggatacagctgacatatagaccgattcgccgatttagggtcttaggcccataaaaggcctatttattgtccgattttgccaaaatttgggacagtgagttgtgttaggccctgtgatatcgttcttcaatttggctcagatcggtccagatttgaacatagctgccatatagaccgatctctcggtttaagattttgggcccataaaaggcgcatttattgtacgatttcgccgaaatttgggactcttcgcaaattttctgcaatttggcccaaatcgctccagatttggatattgctgccatgtagaccgatatctcgatttaaagtcttggccccataaaaggcgcatttataatccgatttcgctgaaatttaacacagtgacttatgttaggcttttcgacatccgtgtcgtatatggtcaatatttttttttaattcaacacCATCTTCTCGTACTTTTGAATTTTGGTCCATTGCACAGCTGTTTCctttttttcgagttttttcccaaattttccaACTTATCCTGTTATTATCCtttattttctttagaaaaacaaaaagaaacataACCACCATCATCATAATAACCAACACCAGCAGAAACCTCAACATTCCCAAAATGGAAGTCATGAAGACGAAGTGGAGGAACAgttaaaaaatctaaaactgGATGATAAGAAGCCAGAACAAGCCTATCGAGTGGCTATGTCAGAGATCTATGGCAGATATTTGGTAGCCAACAGAGATATCAAACCAGGGGAGGTGTTAATAAGAGAGCCTGCATTGGCCATAGGACCTTGTGTCTCAGCAGATCCGGTGTGTTTGGGATGTTATATGCCGGTGTCATTAAAAATCACACAATATAGGTGAGTTACAGGACAACACCTCCCCTAAAACCATTTCTGAAACCCCCCTTGGTTTTCATTTCCAGATGTCCCTCCTGCCATTGGCCCATGTGTGGCCCCAATTGCCGCGGCAATAACCACCCAAAAGGTCATACCTCTGCCGAATGTGATttattcaaaaaagaaaatgccGCTGCCCCCCTTACCCCCACAGCCTCTCCGGAGCAAGTGAAAAATCTCTATGAATTAGTTTTAGTGGTACGCATACTTTTGCTAAAGAAACTGCATCCGGAGTTGTACGAACGCATCATGATCATGGAATCCCATTTGGAAATGCGCAAAAAGAACTCCGAACTATGGAGCCATTATGAAAGTAATGTTGTGACATATTTACGCGAAAAATGGCATTTGGCCGAACAGTTCTCAACGGAAGAAATCCATACTGTCTGTGGCATTTTGGATGTCAATTGTTTTgaaattggtcaaaattttgccaaagctCGTACTTTATATCCCAGTGCTTTCCTATTGGCTCACGATTGTTGTCCCAATACAGCGCACACAGATGATCCCGAGACTTATGACATTATTTTAAGAACTTCCCGGAATG includes:
- the LOC106086014 gene encoding SET domain-containing protein SmydA-8, encoding MPNKKNKNKKKHNHHHHNNQHQQKPQHSQNGSHEDEVEEQLKNLKLDDKKPEQAYRVAMSEIYGRYLVANRDIKPGEVLIREPALAIGPCVSADPVCLGCYMPVSLKITQYRCPSCHWPMCGPNCRGNNHPKGHTSAECDLFKKENAAAPLTPTASPEQVKNLYELVLVVRILLLKKLHPELYERIMIMESHLEMRKKNSELWSHYESNVVTYLREKWHLAEQFSTEEIHTVCGILDVNCFEIGQNFAKARTLYPSAFLLAHDCCPNTAHTDDPETYDIILRTSRNVRKDETITLSYAYTLQGTLKRREFMQAGKLFWCCCKRCSDPYELGTDCSAIVCAKCKTGLIRSINPLEQEGEWKCDKCSFTLTYKEVVKLLDKINNDLESIDPHDVPGLENFIKRYSGSLGPNHYLLLSAKYSLCQLYGKIEGYLLPNLSLEDLKRKQTYCRDFLKVVDILEPKLTRLRALIMYELHAPLLVLAQHLMMQKLISSRDFQKTIKEVIYLLKESSMILKMEPVGSTEYQMALAAEEALEKMGG